A genomic window from Elaeis guineensis isolate ETL-2024a chromosome 3, EG11, whole genome shotgun sequence includes:
- the LOC105041802 gene encoding ubiquitin carboxyl-terminal hydrolase 26 isoform X2: MNRPNTRNKNKRQKTEDNNDPSSEILRKIHLTGEISKGDIRQLYLIWKPKCHGCRGNSKDSPNCFCGLIPPPNGARKTGLWQKMPDIIHSLGPNPCKDLRPSMDTPAGLTNLGATCYANSILQCLYMNTSFRAGIFSVESDLLKQHPVLDQLARLFAQLHSSKMAFIDSAPFIKTLELDNGVQQDSHEFLTLFLSLLERSLSLSKVPNAKTVVQDLFRGTVSHVTRCSVCGKDSEASSKMEDFYELELNIKGFNNLDESLDDYLSLEELRGENQYFCESCFMRVDATRCIKLRSLPAVLNFQLKRYVFLPKTTTKKKITSAFNFPRRLNMGKRLWDPSESGLMYDLSAILIHKGTAVNSGHYVAHIKDESSGQWWEFDDEHVSKLGYHPFGEVTSNSSAPKPKLDCSGQVETVANGNHLKTDQTTDSDFSNPIHEIFSSTDAYMLMYNRVTDKETGRYLNRKCGANDIDIDVKNCSLPPHLSSEIQELNASYAHACEDYQHRKDRQVAYITERRQEVKSVLSEAPVDPLEDSYFWVSTEWLRQWADNITPLCLDNSLIQCIHGKVPISMVTSMKRLSNTAWQKLLSKYGGGPTLSGDDYCIDCIKDRAKNAVCANDYRDRRASLRQVADAALAGDCPDGASYYVSKTWLVQWLRRKNADSPCDADAGPTASLRCPHGNLLPEQAPGAKRVVVPENLWLFFFESASTVRPDDILNSSVFPADSEPCEICSRELTEVACMEDSLREAKLKQRQNHEKLILGKSFALYPDCKYFLVPSSWLVQWRTYVTATGKNMSSFAEPQNLEVTMNSLICEKHSQLLERPLELVCKRGVITQKVSSTDGLTLIPESDWMLFCEEWNVLEGKGISAEIAFSSSTANKLVGSCEESPIVEEDLSRSIEDANDELEAKRPYIITHPEVCEDCIGERKSCELIRKLNYCDENICVYLVRGKDAPRSIKEASLNIFEPDRRTSKRSRKTSFGNSVNLKVSGSTSIYQLKMMIWEAFGRTNCK, encoded by the exons ATGAACAGACCAAATACTCGCAACAAAAATAAGAGACAAAAGACTGAAGATAACAATGATCCTTCTTCTGAGATCCTGAG GAAAATTCATTTAACTGGTGAAATCTCAAAAGGTGATATACGCCAGCTTTATTTGATATGGAAGCCCAAATGTCATGGCTGCCGTGGAAACTCAAAAGATTCTCCTAATTGTTTTTGTGGGCTCATACCACCCCCTAATGGAGCTAGGAAGACTGGTTTATGGCAGAAGATGCCAGATATTATTCATTCTCTTGGTCCAAATCCTTGCAAGGACCTTCGTCCGTCGATGGATACACCTGCAGGGTTGACTAATTTAGGAGCAACCTGCTATGCTAACAGTATACTTCAGTGCCTTTATATGAATACTTCTTTCAGGGCTGGCATATTCTCTGTTGAGTCGGACCTTTTAAAGCAGCATCCTGTTCTGGATCAGCTTGCACGATTGTTTGCACAATTGCACTCAAGCAAGATGGCTTTTATCGACTCAGCTCCTTTCATTAAAACTTTGGAGCTGGACAATGGTGTTCAGCAGGATAGCCATGAATTCCTTACATTATTTCTCTCTTTGCTGGAACGCTCTTTAAGTCTTTCAAAGGTTCCCAATGCCAAAACTGTTGTGCAAGATCTGTTTCGTGGAACTGTATCACATGTTACACG GTGCTCAGTGTGTGGCAAAGATTCTGAAGCATCATCAAAAATGGAAGACTTCTATGAACTGGAGCTGAACATTAAGGGTTTTAATAATCTAGATGAAAGTCTAGATGATTACCTAAGCTTGGAAGAATTGCGTGGAGAAAATCAATACTTCTGTGAGTCATGTTTTATGAGAGTTGATGCTACGCGTTGTATTAAACTCCGGTCACTCCCTGCAGTGCTTAATTTCCAGCTAAAGCGTTACGTTTTCCTGCCAAAG ACAACAACAAAGAAAAAGATAACTTCAGCATTTAATTTTCCTAGGCGACTAAATATGGGAAAAAGACTGTGGGACCCCTCTGAATCAGGTTTGATGTATGACCTGTCTGCCATATTGATTCACAAGGGCACTGCTGTTAACAGTGGACATTATGTTGCACATATTAAGGATGAAAGCAGCGGGCAGTGGTGGGAATTTGATGATGAGCATGTTTCTAAGTTGGGTTATCACCCCTTTGGAGAAGTCACCTCAAATTCATCTGCACCAAAGCCGAAGTTAGATTGTTCTGGGCAGGTGGAAACCGTTGCAAATGGAAACCATCTTAAAACTGACCAAACAACCGATTCAGATTTCAGCAATCCTATTCATGAGATTTTTTCTTCTACTGATGCTTATATGTTGATGTACAATCGTGTTACTGACAAGGAGACCGGCAGATATCTGAACAGAAAATGTGGGGCAAATGATATCGACATAGATGTAAAGAACTGTTCTCTTCCACCTCATTTGTCTAGTGAGATTCAAGAGTTGAATGCATCATATGCCCATGCTTGTGAAGACTACCAGCATAGAAAAGATAGGCAGGTGGCTTATATAACAGAACGTCGACAGGAAGTAAAATCAGTTCTTTCAGAAGCTCctgttgacccacttgaagattCATATTTTTGGGTTTCAACAGAATGGCTTCGCCAGTGGGCAGACAATATTACTCCTCT TTGCCTTGACAACAGCTTAATTCAATGCATACATGGAAAAGTTCCTATATCAATGGTTACATCTATGAAGCGTTTGTCAAATACTGCTTGGCAGAAGTTGCTGTCTAAA TATGGAGGGGGCCCAACATTAAGTGGTGATGATTACTGCATCGACTGTATTAAAGATAGGGCTAAGAATGCAGTATGTGCAAATGATTATCGAGATCGAAGAGCTTCTTTAAGGCAAGTGGCAGATGCAGCCCTCGCTGGAGATTGTCCGGATGGTGCTTCATATTATGTGTCTAAAACATG GTTGGTGCAATGGTTGCGTAGAAAAAATGCTGATTCTCCTTGTGATGCTGATGCTGGACCTACGGCCTCTCTTAGATGCCCACATGGAAATCTTCTTCCTGAACAGGCTCCTGGAGCAAAGCGTGTGGTGGTTCCAGAAAATCTCTGGCTATTTTTCTTTGAAAGTGCTAGTACTGTGAGACCTGATGATATATTGAATTCTTCAGTCTTTCCTGCTGATTCTGAACCATGTGAAATTTGCAGTAGGGAACTGACAGAAGTTGCATGCATGGAGGATAGCCTTAG AGAAGCCAAGCTTAAACAACGACAGAATCATGAAAAGTTAATTTTGGGGAAAAGTTTTGCACTTTATCCTGATTGCAAATACTTTTTAGTCCCTTCATCATGGCTAGTGCAGTGGAGAACTTACGTCACTGCAACCGGGAAAAATATGTCTTCTTTTGCCGAACCTCAAAATCTGGAAGTCACTATGAATTCACTTATCTGTGAGAAG CATTCGCAGTTGCTTGAAAGGCCACTCGAGCTAGTTTGCAAGCGTGGTGTTATCACCCAAAAAGTGTCAAGT ACAGATGGGTTAACACTTATTCCAGAGAGTGATTGGATGCTGTTTTGTGAAGAGTGGAATGTTTTGGAGGGAAAAGGCATATCTGCTGAAATAGCTTTTTCTAGCAGTACCGCAAATAAATTAGTTGGATCTTGTGAGGAGTCGCCAATTGTGGAAGAAGATTTGAGCCGCTCAATTGAAGATGCAAATGATGAGTTGGAGGCTAAAAGACCTTATATTATAACTCATCCAGAG